One genomic segment of Gemmatimonadota bacterium includes these proteins:
- a CDS encoding TrmB family transcriptional regulator, which yields MAGRLDLTPFGFTPTEGLIYEVLLTGGPGTGYTIARAAGLARANVYAALEGLVAKGAARVEEGRPRQFRPEPPSTLLARLSDRQGEAMDKLGEALAALAVPATPTLVELASSRGAVQLMGHEIARAERSVELLAPPDGCLTLAPHLRRAAASGVTLDVASTAEVPLGAIPMTVIPPAAWPGEPVLLVVDDRAALVGARDGERFSGHWGSGAAFVAAARTTLAALREGR from the coding sequence ATGGCGGGTCGGCTCGACCTGACGCCGTTTGGATTCACCCCGACCGAGGGCCTCATCTACGAGGTCCTGCTGACCGGCGGCCCCGGCACGGGCTACACCATTGCCCGCGCGGCAGGCTTGGCGCGCGCCAACGTCTACGCCGCCCTCGAGGGGTTGGTGGCGAAGGGAGCGGCGCGCGTCGAAGAGGGGCGGCCTCGGCAGTTCCGTCCGGAGCCCCCCAGTACCCTCCTGGCGCGGTTGAGTGATCGGCAGGGCGAGGCGATGGACAAGCTGGGCGAGGCACTCGCGGCGCTCGCCGTTCCGGCCACGCCGACATTGGTTGAACTCGCTTCGTCCCGCGGCGCGGTGCAGTTGATGGGGCACGAGATCGCCCGGGCCGAGCGTTCGGTGGAGCTGTTGGCGCCCCCCGATGGCTGCCTCACCTTGGCGCCGCATCTCCGGCGGGCGGCCGCGTCCGGGGTCACGCTCGACGTGGCCTCGACGGCTGAGGTGCCGCTTGGCGCCATTCCGATGACGGTGATTCCGCCCGCGGCGTGGCCCGGCGAACCAGTCCTGCTGGTCGTCGACGATCGTGCGGCCTTGGTGGGAGCTCGCGATGGCGAGCGCTTCTCAGGGCACTGGGGCAGCGGCGCGGCATTCGTCGCGGCCGCGCGCACTACCCTCGCCGCTCTGCGGGAAGGCCGATGA